The window GGGGATCCACACACATTGCTGATCAAAGAAGCAGTAGACTTGGAAGTGTTGGGTGAGCAGAACACTAAAGATTTCTCAAAACTCACAGTTTGTCTAGAGAGAGCACAAAAATTATCCAAACAAGTCTTGAGAAGGGAAGTTTGCTGTGAAGAGGCTTCAACAAACAGGATAAGATCATCAGCAAAGAAGAGATGCAAAATTTTAGGTCCAGATTGAGAGGCTTTAACAGCTTTCCAATAGCCATAATCAATTGCAGATTGAATTAAATGGGAAAGCTTTTCCACACACAGAACAAAGATATATGAAGAGAGGGCCACCTTGCCTAATGCCTCTCTTGGCCTGAAAGGATTCAGTCAACTCACCATTGAAACTAATTTGAAAACTAGTAGAAGTGATGCAATGCATAAACAGTTTAACAAGGGGCCTAGGGAAGTGAGCTTCAAACAAGACCATTTCAATGAAATTCCAATTTAACCTGTCATAAGCTTTTGACAGATCAATTTTCCAGGCAAAGAAACCAGTCTTACCACTGGACTTTTTAAACTTGAAAAACATTTCTTGAGCTATCTGAATATTGTCTGAAATATTCCTCCCAGGCACATAGCTAACCAGATTTGGACTAATCAAATCTTGCATCAAATGTTTAATTCTGGCAACAATAATCTTAGAAATAATCTTGTACACAGTGGTACAAAGACTAATAGGCCTAAAGTTGATCATGTGCTGGGGACCATCCACTTTAGGAATAAGAGCAATTATTGTATGATTTAGGCCAGCAGGGATAGAAGAAGTGCAAAACGCTTCTTGAACAACTTGAAAAATTTCAGAAGAATGCAAATGCCAATGGTGTTGAAAGAAAATAGTAGAGAAACCATCATGATCAGGAGCTTTCAAACCACCAATAGAGAAAAGAGCAGATTTCACTTCATCAAGAGAGACAGGTTTAATGGTATCATCAAATCTGGGTTGATCAATAAAGGGAAAGAGCCAAGGAATGGTAATCCTAATATCATCAAGCACTGACTGAGAGAAGAGATCACTGAAAAAATCCACAGCAATCTTCTTCATAGAATCAGTGGACCAGTTTCCACTGGAATCAAAGAGACCCTCAATTTTATTCCTCCTTCTTCTAACAATAGTAGTTAGATGAAAGAATTTTGTATTTCTATCACCATTTCTAATCCAATCATCCCTAGATTTTTACCTCCAGAACATATTTTCTTGATCTCTAAGTTTCTCATATTCATGAATCAAATCAACCTCCAAATTAATTAAAAATGGGTTTTCATACTTGTCTCTAGCTTTCTGAATTCCACCAATTCTTGCTAAAAGTCTTTTTTCTTCTGAAATAGATGTCCGAAAACATCTTTATTCCACTGAGAGAGAGCAGAGGCCATGTGTTGCACTTTAGTACTAAGATCACCATTGAGAGCTTTCCAAGCGCTTTCAGAAAATTCAGAATAATCAGCATGAGAAAACCACATTGCTTGGAACCTGAAATGAGTGTCAAGTTTATTAATAGAATTATTGGAGACAAGTTGTAACAAGATTGGGCAGTGGTCAGATCTAGTTTTAGGCAAGTGTTGGATAAAAGCCTCAGGAAATAAGTTTCTCCAAGAGCAACAGCAAAAACCTCTATCAAGTCTCTCTTGATCCTGTTATTACTCCAAGTAAATCGAGAGCTAGTAAACCCCATGTCAATCATTGCGTTTCTGTTCATCCAATCATTCAAACTAGCAAATCTTCCATAAAAAGGCCCACAGTTTTTATCATCAGGAGACACCAGCTCGTTAAAATCACCAATGAAAATACAAGGAAGGCCAACTCTCTGAGTCAAACTATCAAAATAGGACCAGAGGTTAGCTCTAATGGAGTGAGTAGGGTTGGCATAGACAGTAGAGAGCATCTAACAAGATTTCCTAGGAATATTAACTTTGACAGAAATAAACTAAGAGTTTTTATCAATAATACTCACAGAAACTTTACTTTTATTCCAAAGTAACCATATACCACCAGAGAATCCAATGGCTTCAACAACTTCAAAATCAGAAAAACCAATCCTTAAAAGAGAATCACGAGATTTTTGAAACTAAACACGAGGTTCACATATAGCTAAAATATCAACAAAATTTATTCTAACAATATTTCAACTGCAGACAAAAAGTCATTACTTCCAGCACCTCTTGCATTCCAAAATAGAACTTTAATCATTGGAAACATTTGGAAGAGATGGATAAAAATATCCAGTTAAGCATCAGCCAAACCTTCTCCATCATGGGAAGGTTGATCATTTTCACAAGAAATCATGCTATTATCATTAAAGATTTTATCAACAACCAAAGTTGTACTATCATCAGAAGACAAAAGCTGTAAGATATTCACCTCCATAGACTCCTCAGGAGGGGAATGACCAAAGCAAGCAGAAGAATCACCTCCTAAAGTGAAGCTGCTCACATTTTCAAATGAAAGTTTCTTGAAAACCTGAGAATTCTGGTTAGAGGAGGAACCATTAAGAAATTTAGCTATCCTTTGGTACTAAAGATTAGTTTTGGTCATACCACTGCTGCCAACATTGGAAACATCTTTCATTGGTTATCTAGCTGAATTCACATGAAGAACTTTAGAAGGTTTAGGAGAGGATTTACCGGTCACCACAGGGGATTTAGGATTGGATGTAGAGCTAAGGTTGTTCTTGGGCTTACTGGTATTCTTCTTTTTATCTTGGAAATTATTCCACAATTTCACAATATTAGGAGTGTCTCCAGAAGGCATGTCAGCATCATTCTCAACATTGGGAACCTTCTCATTAATTTCCTCTTCTTGGAGCACAAAGAACCTAGAGCCAGAAGCATTTAGATTCTTTGACCCCCCAGAATTGCCATTCTTCTTTTTGTTTCTGTAAGTCAAAAGCATCCATGGACCCATATCTTCCTTAACAATGTCCTCAGAAGCATGCATCTCCACCTCAGATTGAGCATTAGGAACATTTTCCACTTCAGAAGGGTCTTGATAAGAAGAAACATCAGCACTAGCAGTAACAATGGATGGGCATTTATCCTTGGGGTGTCCAAAACAACCACACTCAAAACAAATCATGGATATACCTTTATAAACCACATGATAAGCAATGTTTTCAAGTTCAACAAAAGGCCTCAATGGTTTGCTAAGATCAATTTCAATACACACCCTAGCAAATTTACCCCTAGACTAACCAATAGTAAGAGGATCCACCTTAACCACATCACCTAGAATCTTGCCAATCTTAGCAACAGTGAAGTCCTTAAAAAACTTAACAGGTAAATCCAAGATTCTGACCCATAAAGCCATCTTACCAATAACTTCACAATCAGGATTGAAACCAGGACGCCATTTCTGCACAACAAGTGTCTGACCTGCAATAATCCAAGGACCACCACATAATGCATAGTTCATGTCTTCTTCAAGATTAAATTTCACAATGAAGAAATCATTAGGTAAATCAATAAGTTGCCAACCACCTCTAGTCTGCCATTTCCTACGAAGACCCTTTAACATGAAATCAAAGGAATTAGTAGAGTTAGGCTTACCCATGAGCTTGACACCAACTGCACAACGCCATTCAAAATCCAGCTTGTTATGCACCTTTTCAGAGAAGGAGACATTCTGACCATGCTTACCATTGAGTAAGTACAATCAGCATCAATAAAATCAAACTCTTCAGACATAGTCTGTGAGAAGCGCTCAGTGGAATTCTTCAGAGAACTAGCATAGGACATTTTAGGAAACATGGATGAGGGGATCTGAGTAGAAGAGTCAAGATCTTCAACTCGGAGTGCTTCCATCTCCGAGCTGATATCACCACCAGATTTGGTTTGTTTGCGTTGGCTAAGCATGGTTTCAGAGGCTCCGCCGCTTCCTAAAGGAAGTGCGGAGAAGATGAAAGGTGGATTCGCCACCAGAGCTCAACAGAAAACCCAGAAAATCGAAGAGAAACGAAGAAAAAACTGACAAATTCACGATCGAGTTCAGAAACGGCTAGAAAGGGAAGGCGCGTGAGGCGCGTTCAAAGAATCTGGGGCAGAATGATTTTGTTTTGTTGAATTTTTTTGTCTCCAAATATTTCTAGTAATAACATCTTTTGTTTTCCTTTAATTTTTTAATTAACGTACATCTTTTTTAGGGAAATACTCATTTAATATTAATTTAAACCTCTCATTTTTCATTCCAATGATAATCTTTTTTATGAGCCCATTCCAATATAAGGTAACATTTTTTATGCCCAAATACACAAATCTTTATTAATGTCATAATAAAAAAATAATTTTTGTATATTTTTAAGACAAGTTTACCCTCACCACTTCAACATGTATAGAGAGAGAGAATACTTGGCCGAAACCTCACTGGACTCCGGTCACCCGCCGCTAGACTCTGGTTGCCGGTCGCCGGATTCCGGTCACCGGTTGCCGGTTGCCGGAAATTTCTTCGATCGCCGTTATTGACCTCCAGTAACTCATATTTTCTTCGATCGCCGGATTCCGATTACCGGTAACTCAGTTACTGACCCCTAGTAACTCGGATTTTTTCCGGTGGTCGGATTCGGGTCATCAGTAACTCAGTTATTGACTTCCAATAACTTAGTTACTAACCCCCAATAATTAGTTACTGACCCTTAATAATCAGTTGCTGACCCCTAATAATCAGTTACTGGCCCCCAGTAACTTGGATTTTACCTCTACGCATTTGATTGTATAATGAGTAGGTTTGTTTCTATGTATCACTTGTGATTACTACTGCTTAACTCCTTGACTGCTTCAAATGGCAGTGGGAACTGGGAAGGTATGTAACGCTTATTTAGTTTTGAGATAAATATATTAGCACCCCGTGTTTGATTAAAAAAATAATAATATTTATATTATCTGATATACACACATACGAACATGTAACAAAAATTACAATAATATTTTCATGACAGTATATAGAGCAAAATTGCACTTTAATCTCACCCATAGGCCATAGCGAATCAAATTCACTGTCACTGTCTCTCTAAATCTTCAAAACCATCTTCTTGAACAGAAGATTGAACCCTTCTCGAAGATCTATCTCTACTAAGCATTCTCCTGAAAGAACTACTCAACCTCGAAATGGAACCACTATGTACTGCTTTACCATCTTCCGACGTCCCTTCCGCGGCACATGATAACATGGAGTTAACCCGCTCCAACGGCGGAGCCGTCGGTGCTGCGCCGGCCACAGGACCTTCTCTTGGCTCTGGCTGGAGATCGATACGGGGCTCCGCCTCCGTCCGGCAGATAGGGCACGTTGTGTGTGAGTTCAGCCATGTGTCTATGCACTCTGCATGGAAGCTGTGCTTACAATTGGGAAGCAACCTCGCCATTTCTTCATCCTCCATCATGCTCAGACACACGGCGCACTCGACGTCAGCATCGCCTTCATGACGTCTCTCACCGTATACAAAGACGGGCAAGGCTGCGATGACGGAGGGCTCGAGGCCGGTCTTGGGTGGCTCGGCGGAAGAGTGGACATGGGCAACAGTCGAACCCAGGCGGCGTAGGGCGGCAGCTCGGCGAAGTGACTGGCGTCTGAGGACGCATCTTGCGTAGGTGTGAAGTAGTATCACAAGCACAACCACGACAGATAATGAAACGATGGCGATGAGCATGATCTTGCTGTTCAAGTCATACGGGTTCTTTTCAGGCCACATCTGAGGACGATCATCGGGTTCGTCGAGAAGGCGCATGATCAGATCTGTGTGAGAGGAAGAAGACATGGCCGGTTCTTTGGTGTCTCAGACTCGGCTCAAACTATAGCTTCTCTCTCTTTCTCTCTCTCTCTGATGAGGGAGATGTGGCTTATGAGGGAAGTGAGAAACAAAACTAGAAACATTTGTTTTTATGTGGCTGAAGCCTTGGATCTTGTATTGGTTTTGGTATTCAATTTAGTGTGAACTTGCTGAAAGGGTTAGGGACGAAAATTTTGAGTTGTTTTGGAGAAAACAAGAGACAGAAACAAACTAAAGTTTACAGTCTCTTTAATCTCAAGATGGTTGACTGTTGAATGTTGACTTGTTCAATTATTCTTTCCTCCCCCATTCCTTATACTGCAACATGTAAATTCTTTCCATGATGTTTCTTCTGAATTGCTTGGTTAATTATTAGTTCTTAGAATAAGGTGGGAAAATGCTTACATATTCCCAATCAAAAATGGTAGAAGGTGCCTCTAAATAACTACTTGTTGACTAATATGATCACAAATGTAATGTGCCTGGAGGATTCGCTCTATTATGAGAGATCATTTCCCAGCTAGCTACGTACGTACCTAGCTACCCTCCTTCCACACGTTTTGCAAGATCCAATTGAAGCGTCTCACGCAGATCAATGTGAATATTGAAGTTTTTGGACTTTGGGAGAGTTTGGGACATCAGCAAGATATTGAAAACGATATATATATAAGCACTATCCCTGTTCAGACGGTTACAGACTACTCATTTTTCCGATCACTTTAATTTATAAGCTAGTCTTTCTTTTAATTCTTTTCTCCATTAAAAATGATGAAAGCAATGAACACAAGCTCCCATGGAGGGTTGGTAGAAGGCGGCAATGGAAGCCTAAGATTCAATTGCCCTTTTCTTTGGCCAGTCAGAAATATATTACATATTTATAAGAGAGAAACAATACCAAACCCCAAAAATATATAATACAAGGTATGCACCTATGACCTAATTACGGGACTAATTATATTAGTTCAATTCTATGCTAGCTCTGCATGTCAAAATATTATTCATGGATGATTTGATATACATATGTATAGG of the Fragaria vesca subsp. vesca linkage group LG6, FraVesHawaii_1.0, whole genome shotgun sequence genome contains:
- the LOC101296313 gene encoding uncharacterized protein LOC101296313, translated to MKKIAVDFFSDLFSQSVLDDIRITIPWLFPFIDQPRFDDTIKPVSLDEVKSALFSIGGLKAPDHDGFSTIFFQHHWHLHSSEIFQVVQEAFCTSSIPAGLNHTIIALIPKVDGPQHMINFRPISLCTTVYKIISKIIVARIKHLMQDLISPNLVSYVPGRNISDNIQIAQEMFFKFKKSSGKTGFFAWKIDLSKAYDRPREALGKVALSSYIFVLCVEKLSHLIQSAIDYGYWKAVKASQSGPKILHLFFADDLILFVEASSQQTSLLKTCLDNFCALSRQTVSFEKSLVFCSPNTSKSTASLISNVCGSPLTCDLGKYLGMPLIYDRVNKCTYAGLFDKVQKRLFSWKSKVLSFVGRLTLVQSVTSAIPMYAMQTAKFHVNLCDKLDKLNRDFILSDVENKKRVHLVNWDTICQPKYLGGLGVKKTADINQAILSKIGWRIFQHDNGL
- the LOC101301022 gene encoding E3 ubiquitin-protein ligase ATL41-like, coding for MSSSSHTDLIMRLLDEPDDRPQMWPEKNPYDLNSKIMLIAIVSLSVVVVLVILLHTYARCVLRRQSLRRAAALRRLGSTVAHVHSSAEPPKTGLEPSVIAALPVFVYGERRHEGDADVECAVCLSMMEDEEMARLLPNCKHSFHAECIDTWLNSHTTCPICRTEAEPRIDLQPEPREGPVAGAAPTAPPLERVNSMLSCAAEGTSEDGKAVHSGSISRLSSSFRRMLSRDRSSRRVQSSVQEDGFEDLERQ